Proteins encoded by one window of Leptospira barantonii:
- a CDS encoding NADPH-dependent FMN reductase: protein MKILTISGSLRSQATSTALIRAIIKVAPSEMKFVAYEGLDDLPHFSPEKDGENSPEVVLRYREALKDADGVLICTPEYAHGIPGSLKNSLDWVVGSGEYVDKPVMALSSSPSYMGGEKAHASLITTLKAMNVGIVEKASFPVALARRKINDQEELIEAETIQTFKDAFQEFADAIGKRMADLKIQ, encoded by the coding sequence ATGAAAATTCTTACCATCTCGGGAAGTTTACGTTCCCAAGCCACGAGTACCGCACTCATCCGAGCGATCATAAAAGTTGCGCCGTCCGAAATGAAATTCGTCGCCTACGAGGGGTTAGACGATCTTCCTCATTTTTCTCCGGAAAAGGACGGGGAAAATTCTCCCGAGGTCGTTCTCCGTTACAGAGAGGCTCTTAAAGATGCGGACGGAGTTTTAATCTGCACTCCGGAATACGCGCACGGGATACCCGGTTCTTTGAAGAATTCTTTGGATTGGGTTGTGGGTTCCGGTGAATACGTGGATAAACCCGTGATGGCGCTGAGTTCTTCTCCGTCGTATATGGGCGGTGAAAAAGCGCACGCATCCTTGATCACAACTTTAAAAGCGATGAACGTCGGAATCGTAGAGAAGGCTTCTTTTCCGGTTGCGCTTGCGCGTCGAAAAATCAACGATCAGGAAGAATTGATCGAGGCGGAAACGATTCAAACCTTCAAGGACGCGTTTCAAGAATTTGCGGACGCGATTGGAAAAAGAATGGCCGACTTGAAGATTCAGTAA
- a CDS encoding PAS domain-containing sensor histidine kinase, with protein sequence MIHILQIILEQAHAGYWEKNFSTNTSYLSPAWKSMLGYEDEELENSIRTWQSHIVPDDLDPIRNEFEEYLQSKLREPYEADIRFLHKNGSIVWFKCTCKVVEAASDGEPLLMIGTYFDITKSKKIESELQHTVDRLALATQTARVGIWDFDPILNRVDWDDTMFDLYGVKREEFAGTVEDWEKSLHPEDLERCKLELSQGLSGEKDFDTQFRVVWKNGDVHHIKATAIVQRLSSGKPFRMLGTNWDITKHKNAEIALKESYELNKVFIEKAPSAIAMFDTNMRYMAASQQWLVDYHLNETEIVGKSHYDIFPEIGEEWKEIHQECLRGKVLRREEESFVRADGSIQWIIWEVRPWYVSQNVVGGILMYTADITALKRKEFERTRLEEILTRTNEAAQIGSWEVDLETNTRVWSKVTKSIFELPEDYEPDGNEGARFFKSEKERKKSADIFADSIETGKSFDMEIEIVTAKGNLVWTRSIGKPEFQNGKCIRVSGTFQNIQEQKQKELALQRTLDIMNDQNERLLNFAHIVSHNLRSHAGNITMLLKIFEESDNEIERQEVVQYITKASDSLMDTILNLNEVVSIQTNKNLQNTEIVLRDYIEKATRTISGEIQKHQVQIKNLVSDTIKVHCNASYMESILLNFLTNAVKYRHPDRIPEITLNAVYEKNRLVLSISDNGLGIDMNKNGDKLFGMYKTFHNNRDAKGIGLFITKNQVEAMGGRIEVESQINQGTTFKIILL encoded by the coding sequence GAATACGAGTTACTTAAGCCCAGCTTGGAAATCCATGTTGGGTTACGAGGACGAGGAACTCGAAAATTCCATTCGAACTTGGCAATCTCATATCGTTCCCGATGACTTGGATCCGATTCGAAACGAATTCGAAGAATATCTTCAATCAAAGCTCCGAGAACCTTACGAAGCGGACATACGATTTTTACATAAGAATGGAAGTATCGTTTGGTTTAAGTGTACCTGCAAGGTCGTGGAAGCCGCCTCGGATGGAGAACCGCTTCTTATGATCGGAACCTACTTCGACATTACAAAATCTAAAAAGATAGAATCGGAACTCCAACATACGGTCGATCGTCTCGCGCTCGCAACTCAAACGGCACGGGTGGGAATTTGGGATTTTGATCCGATTCTCAATCGAGTCGATTGGGACGATACGATGTTCGATCTTTACGGAGTAAAACGGGAAGAATTCGCGGGTACGGTGGAAGACTGGGAAAAAAGTCTGCACCCGGAAGATTTAGAAAGATGTAAATTAGAACTTTCGCAAGGACTTTCGGGCGAAAAGGATTTCGACACGCAGTTTCGAGTGGTATGGAAGAACGGCGACGTTCATCATATAAAGGCGACCGCAATCGTTCAAAGACTCTCTTCCGGAAAACCGTTTCGAATGTTGGGAACGAATTGGGATATCACCAAACATAAAAATGCGGAAATCGCTCTAAAGGAAAGTTACGAACTCAATAAGGTTTTTATCGAAAAGGCTCCGTCCGCAATCGCTATGTTCGACACAAACATGAGATACATGGCCGCTTCCCAACAATGGCTTGTCGATTATCATTTGAACGAAACGGAGATCGTGGGCAAGTCGCACTACGATATTTTTCCGGAGATCGGAGAGGAATGGAAGGAAATTCATCAGGAATGTCTTCGAGGAAAAGTTTTAAGAAGGGAAGAAGAATCTTTTGTTCGCGCGGACGGTTCCATTCAGTGGATCATCTGGGAAGTAAGACCTTGGTATGTTTCTCAAAACGTGGTCGGCGGCATCTTGATGTACACCGCGGATATAACGGCGCTTAAACGAAAGGAGTTTGAAAGAACTCGACTCGAAGAAATTCTCACACGAACGAACGAAGCCGCGCAGATCGGTTCCTGGGAAGTCGATCTGGAAACCAACACAAGGGTTTGGAGCAAGGTTACGAAATCGATTTTCGAATTGCCTGAGGATTACGAACCCGACGGAAACGAAGGCGCTCGTTTTTTTAAAAGCGAGAAGGAAAGGAAGAAGAGTGCGGATATTTTTGCGGATTCGATCGAAACCGGAAAATCATTCGACATGGAAATCGAGATCGTAACCGCAAAGGGAAATCTGGTTTGGACCAGATCCATCGGGAAACCGGAATTTCAAAACGGAAAGTGTATCCGTGTGTCCGGCACGTTTCAAAACATCCAGGAGCAAAAACAGAAAGAGCTGGCTCTTCAAAGAACTCTGGATATTATGAACGACCAAAACGAAAGACTATTAAACTTCGCTCATATAGTTTCGCACAATCTTCGTTCTCACGCCGGAAACATCACCATGCTTCTGAAAATTTTCGAGGAATCCGACAACGAAATCGAAAGACAGGAAGTCGTTCAGTATATTACGAAAGCCTCAGATAGTTTGATGGATACGATTCTCAATCTAAACGAGGTTGTTTCGATACAAACGAACAAAAATCTGCAGAACACCGAAATCGTTCTCAGGGATTATATCGAAAAGGCGACTCGAACGATCAGCGGCGAAATCCAGAAACATCAGGTTCAGATTAAGAATCTGGTTTCGGATACGATCAAAGTTCATTGCAACGCGTCGTATATGGAAAGTATTCTTCTGAATTTTCTTACCAACGCGGTAAAATACAGACATCCGGATCGGATTCCGGAAATCACGTTGAACGCGGTTTACGAAAAAAATCGTTTGGTCTTGAGCATCTCGGACAACGGACTCGGGATCGATATGAACAAGAACGGTGATAAACTTTTTGGAATGTATAAAACCTTTCATAACAACCGGGACGCGAAAGGAATCGGTTTGTTCATCACTAAAAACCAGGTGGAAGCGATGGGAGGAAGGATCGAGGTCGAAAGCCAGATCAATCAAGGAACCACTTTCAAAATCATTCTTCTCTAA